The following proteins come from a genomic window of Nymphalis io chromosome 6, ilAglIoxx1.1, whole genome shotgun sequence:
- the LOC126769046 gene encoding signal peptidase complex catalytic subunit SEC11A, translating to MLDSLFDDVKRMNKRQFIYQVLSFGMIVSSALMIWKGLMVVTGSESPIVVVLSGSMEPAFHRGDLLFLTNYPDEPVRVGEIVVFKVEGRDIPIVHRVLKLHEKNNGTVKFLTKGDNNSVDDRGLYAQGQLWLTKKDVVGRTRGFLPYVGMVTIYMNEYPKFKFAVLGCLAIYVLVHRE from the exons atgttggACAGTTTATTTGACGATGTTAAGCGAATGAACAAGAGACAG TTTATTTACCAAGTACTTAGCTTTGGTATGATAGTATCGTCAGCTCTTATGATATGGAAAGGACTGATGGTCGTAACAGGCAGTGAGAGTCCAATTGTTGTTGTGCTCTCAGGAAGTATGGAGCCAGCTTTTCATAGAGGAGATTTACTGTTTCTTACTAATTATCCCGATGAACCAGTGCGTGTCGGTGAAATCGTAGTTTTCAAAGTGGAGGGCCGTGATATTCCCATTGTTCACAGAGTTTTAAAGCTTCATGAAAA gaACAATGGTACTGTTAAATTTTTGACTAAAGGTGACAATAATAGTGTTGATGATCGAGGCCTGTATGCTCAGGGTCAGCTCTGGCTAACTAAGAAGGATGTTGTTGGTCGTACTAGAGGGTTTCTACCATACGTTGGAATGGTCACAATTTATATGAATGAATATCCTAAGTTTAAG tTTGCTGTCCTGGGCTGTTTAGCAATTTATGTATTAGTACATAGGGAGTGA
- the LOC126768957 gene encoding NEDD8-activating enzyme E1 catalytic subunit, whose translation MADAESQTLDYQQRRWHNIRKLLERSGPFCHPDFEPSAEILDFIMNSCKVLIVGAGGLGCELLKDLSLMGFKKIHIVDMDTIELSNLNRQFLFRKNDIGLSKAKCAVEFVNKRVPGCEAVAHHCAIQDLDEGFYRQFHIVVCGLDSIVARRWLNGMLMSLLQYNDDRSLDQSSVIPLVDGGTEGFKGNARVILPGMSACIECTLDLYPPQKTFPLCTIANTPRLPEHCIEYVKVLQWAKENPWGSSTTLDGDDPQHVAWVYEKAQERAMKYGITSVTYRLTQGVLKNIIPAVASTNAAIAATCATEVFKLASSCCTNMNNYMVLNMSEGVYTYTFGAEKRQDCVACSNTTRVMEIESDATLQAIYDKLCEDKGYLMKSPGITTIINGRNKTLYMSSIKSIEEKTRDNLKKKITELGLYNGCDILVADATTPNTLTIKLKFSENADVDMGR comes from the exons atggcAGATGCAGAATCCCAAACCCTTGATTACCAGCAGAGAAGATGGCATAACATAAGAAAGTTGTTAGAGAGATCTGGTCCTTTCTGTCATCCCGATTTTGAACCGTCGGCTGAAATACTAGATTTCATAATGAATTCCTGCAAAGTTTTGATAGTTGGGGCTGGTGGTCTTGGCTGCGAGCTACTAAAGGACTTATCTCTCATGGGTTTTAAGAAGATACACATTGTGGATATGGATACTATAGAGCTATCAAATCTTAATAGACagtttttatttcgaaaaaatGATATTGGATTATCTAAAGCCAAATGTGCAGTTGAATTTGTAAATAAgag ggtTCCAGGATGTGAGGCAGTAGCGCATCATTGTGCCATCCAGGACCTAGATGAAGGATTTTATCGCCAGTTCCATATTGTAGTTTGTGGACTTGACTCAATTGTTGCAAGACGCTGGCTGAATGGAATGCTAATGTCTTTGCTACAATACAATGATGAca GAAGCTTAGATCAAAGTAGTGTGATTCCATTGGTGGATGGAGGTACAGAGGGATTCAAAGGAAATGCAAGAGTAATTCTTCCAGGAATGAGTGCATGTATTGAGTGCACTTTGGATCTTTACCCACCTCAGAAAACGTTTCCACTCTGTACTATTGCTAACACTCCAAG ATTACCAGAGCATTGTATTGAGTATGTTAAAGTTTTGCAATGGGCGAAAGAAAATCCCTGGGGTAGTTCAACTACACTTGATGGTGATGATCCACAGCATGTTGCCTGGGTGTATGAGAAGGCACAGGAAAGAGCCATGAAATATGGGATTACTTCAGTTACATACAGGTTAACTCAGGGTGtcttaaagaatattatacCAGCTGTAGCAAGTACTAATGCTGCAATTGCTGCTACTTGTGCAACTGag GTTTTTAAATTAGCTTCTTCATGCTGTACTAATATGAACAACTACATGGTTCTCAATATGTCTGAAGGAGTGTATACCTACACATTCGGAGCTGAGAAACGTCAAGATTGTGTTGCTTGTAGTAATACTACTAGAGTAATGGAAATTGAATCTGATGCAACATTGCAGGCAATCTATGATAAATTGTGTGAAGATAAAGGATATTTAATGAAAAGTCCAG gaattacaaCAATCATCAATGGTCGCAACAAAACTTTGTACATGTCTTCAATCAAGAGCATTGAAGAAAAAacaagagataatttaaaaaagaaaattactgAGTTAGGACTATACAATGGATGTGATATACTTGTAGCTGATGCTACAACCCCTAACACTTTAACAATTAAACTGAAATTTTCTGAAAATGCCGATGTTGATATGGGGCGATAA